In Miscanthus floridulus cultivar M001 chromosome 5, ASM1932011v1, whole genome shotgun sequence, one genomic interval encodes:
- the LOC136451947 gene encoding mitochondrial import receptor subunit TOM40-1-like: MGSSVSQAGAPPSTYESTPPPFAPAAADAAFATPPPKPHEEEATEEKVDYLNLPCPVPYEEIQREAFMALKPDLFEGMRFDFTKMITPYFALSHSVYMGSTEIPAQGSDVIKVPTSNYEFGANFINQRTMLMGRVSHDGRENIRVKHDITDNLSLKINAQLTSEPHYSQGMLNFDYKGKDFRSQIQFGNNGFYGANYIQSVTKNLSLGTEAFWLGQQRKSGVGVVARYDTKKMVATAQIATTGMVALSYVQKVSEKVSLASDFMYNQMTKDVTASFGYDYMLRQCRLRGKLDTNGVISALLEERLTPGVTFQLSAELDHWKKDYKFGFGMALGE, translated from the exons atgggctCCTCCGTCAGCCAGGCCGGGGCCCCTCCTTCCACATACGAGTCGACCCCTCCCCCATTCGCGCCCGCTGCCGCTGACGCCGCCTTCGCCACCCCGCCGCCGAAGCCCCATGAGGAGGAGGCGACCGAGGAGAAGGTGGACTACCTCAACCTCCCGTGCCCCGTCCCGTACGAGGAGATCCAGCGCGAGGCCTTCA TGGCGCTGAAGCCGGACCTCTTCGAGGGCATGCGCTTCGATTTCACCAAGATGATCACCCCGTACTTCGCTTTGAGTCACAG CGTTTACATGGGATCCACTGAGATCCCGGCACAGGGGAGCGACGTGATCAAGGTTCCCACCTCCAATTATGAGTTTGGTGCCAACTTTATCAATCAGAGG ACGATGCTCATGGGGAGGGTCTCACATGACGGGAGGGAGAATATCCGTGTCAAGCATGATATTACGGACAACCTTTCGTTAAAGATAAATGCTCAG TTGACAAGTGAGCCCCACTACTCGCAAGGGATGCTTAATTTTGATTATAAG GGCAAAGATTTTAGATCCCAGATTCAATTTGGAAACAATGGCTTCTATGGAGCAAACTATATCCAG AGTGTCACCAAGAACCTTTCCTTGGGAACAGAAGCCTTTTGGCTTGGGCAGCAAAGGAAGTCTGGAGTCGGTGTTGTTGCTCGCTATGACACAAAGAAAATG GTTGCGACTGCCCAAATTGCAACCACTGGAATGGTTGCGCTTAGTTATGTACAGAAAGTATCTGAAAAG GTTTCCCTTGCATCTGATTTCATGTACAATCAAATGACAAAGGATGTAACAGCAAGCTTTGGTTATGATTATATGCTGAGACAG TGTCGATTGAGGGGGAAACTGGATACCAATGGCGTAATTTCTGCTCTTTTGGAGGAGCGATTGACTCCGGGCGTCACTTTCCAGTTGTCTGCAGAG CTTGACCACTGGAAGAAAGATTACAAATTTGGGTTCGGTATGGCTCTCGGAGAGTAA